The following coding sequences are from one Pseudoalteromonas aliena SW19 window:
- a CDS encoding DUF2496 domain-containing protein, translating into MSNSLNQAPEHIKLAVDLIMILEQHDIAPEDILKALEIVKDDFEKKLAAN; encoded by the coding sequence ATGAGCAATTCACTAAATCAAGCGCCTGAACATATTAAACTTGCAGTCGATTTGATCATGATTCTGGAGCAACATGATATTGCTCCAGAAGACATTCTTAAAGCACTCGAAATAGTTAAAGATGATTTTGAAAAAAAACTGGCTGCGAATTAA
- a CDS encoding primosomal replication protein — MHSMALDKLRHQIATLKQQAEQFDKAKLFSKNRYMQAQPSLFDRAVFSTKSMNLADYVIEIEDEVSRLPPSEHRHAYTYALERIATQVQAIFNVIKSTPIWVKENKSHYKPRPKQAVYKQAVQKIMQSSHELYDELKQNHEFERRLVLMIEERKMQMDKASPAKAQKLNLEILSTHARLGRCRKAISATEDKIQQVEKQQLR; from the coding sequence ATGCATTCAATGGCTTTAGATAAACTACGTCATCAAATTGCAACGCTAAAACAGCAAGCCGAGCAATTTGATAAAGCTAAACTTTTTTCTAAAAACCGTTACATGCAAGCGCAACCTAGCTTATTTGATCGCGCCGTTTTTAGTACAAAAAGTATGAACTTAGCAGACTATGTAATTGAAATAGAAGACGAAGTATCAAGGTTACCGCCAAGCGAGCATCGCCACGCTTATACCTATGCACTTGAGCGTATAGCAACTCAAGTGCAAGCAATTTTTAACGTCATTAAATCAACGCCTATTTGGGTTAAAGAAAACAAAAGCCACTATAAACCACGCCCAAAACAAGCGGTTTACAAACAAGCTGTACAAAAAATCATGCAGTCGTCGCACGAACTTTACGACGAATTAAAACAAAACCATGAGTTTGAACGTCGTTTAGTGCTTATGATTGAAGAGCGAAAAATGCAAATGGATAAAGCGTCGCCTGCTAAAGCACAAAAGCTTAACCTTGAAATATTAAGTACACATGCTCGCTTAGGACGATGCAGAAAAGCAATTTCTGCAACCGAAGATAAAATACAACAAGTAGAAAAGCAACAGCTTCGTTAA
- a CDS encoding tRNA (adenine(22)-N(1))-methyltransferase: MKLSKRLATIDALITEPEDIIWDCCCDHGYLGLALLKRNAANKVVFVDIVPDLMANLELLLLRVSSAQSMHSNNDQWQVLCKDVGTIKLTSDTKQVVVIAGVGGELLLKLMQQVVANNSMHIIQNVRFILCPVQHTYTLRTGLDLLGLGLLSEQIIVDNKRFYEVIEVSFNSNTTLSKTGDMMWQYDNAVHKAYKQQLLNHYTKMLNKDALYYQKVITDYQGLIDS; encoded by the coding sequence ATGAAACTGAGCAAACGTTTAGCGACTATAGATGCGTTAATTACCGAACCTGAAGATATAATTTGGGATTGCTGTTGCGATCATGGTTATTTGGGCTTAGCGCTACTAAAACGAAACGCAGCTAATAAAGTCGTTTTTGTTGATATAGTGCCTGATTTAATGGCAAATTTAGAGTTACTACTTTTAAGAGTAAGTAGTGCTCAAAGCATGCATTCAAACAACGATCAATGGCAAGTGTTGTGCAAAGATGTAGGTACTATCAAATTAACCAGTGATACTAAGCAAGTTGTTGTTATTGCAGGTGTCGGTGGTGAGTTACTGCTAAAGCTTATGCAGCAAGTAGTGGCTAATAATAGTATGCACATAATACAAAATGTACGTTTTATTTTATGCCCGGTACAGCATACTTATACATTAAGAACGGGTCTTGATTTATTAGGGTTAGGCTTGCTTAGCGAGCAAATAATTGTAGATAACAAGCGTTTTTACGAAGTAATTGAAGTTAGTTTTAATAGCAACACTACACTTAGCAAAACGGGTGATATGATGTGGCAATATGATAACGCAGTGCATAAAGCCTACAAGCAGCAGTTGCTAAATCATTATACTAAAATGCTTAATAAAGATGCTCTTTACTATCAAAAAGTTATAACAGACTATCAAGGACTCATCGATAGTTAA
- the uvrB gene encoding excinuclease ABC subunit UvrB has translation MSDHFQLKSHFKPAGDQPTAIKQLCEGLEAGLAHQTLLGATGTGKTFTMANIINDLNRPTIIMAHNKTLAAQLYGEMKEFFPKNAVEYFVSYYDYYQPEAYVVSSDTFIEKDASINEHIEQMRLSATKALLERRDTIIVASVSAIYGLGDPKSYMKMMLLLKVGEKVDQRDMLRRLAEIQYTRNDIDFSRGTYRVRGEVVDIFPAESSTFAIRVEMFDDEIERLSIFDPLTGAVEKHIIRTTIYPKTHYVTPREKILGAIDKIQEELKERRAQLLSANKLVEEQRVTQRTQYDIEMMRELGYCSGIENYSRYLSGRTPGDPPPTLLDYLPDDALMIIDESHVTVSQIGAMYKGDRSRKENLVEYGFRMPSAMDNRPLRFEEFEAIAPQTIYVSATPGDFELERCVGEIAEQVIRPTGLLDPLIEVRPVGDQVDDLLSEIYKSVEKGERVLVTTLTKRMSEDLTDYLSEHGVKVRYLHSDIDTVERVEIIRDLRAGVFDVLVGINLLREGLDMPEVALVAILDADKEGFLRSARSIIQTIGRAARHLDGRAILYGDKITKSMAKAMDETARRREIQHAYNIEHGIEPHSLAKKILDAMDIGEDAGPKDNLRLVRKDSKKVLSAKEISVQIKQLETKMHAYASDLEFEKAGSVRDEIHELQQQLIN, from the coding sequence TTGAGCGATCATTTTCAACTAAAATCACACTTTAAGCCAGCGGGCGATCAGCCCACGGCTATTAAACAGCTGTGCGAGGGATTAGAAGCTGGACTTGCGCACCAAACTTTACTCGGTGCTACAGGTACAGGTAAAACCTTTACTATGGCTAATATTATTAACGACTTAAATCGTCCGACAATAATAATGGCGCATAATAAAACACTAGCCGCACAGTTATACGGTGAGATGAAAGAATTTTTTCCTAAAAACGCCGTTGAATATTTTGTATCGTATTACGATTACTACCAACCAGAAGCGTATGTTGTGTCAAGCGATACATTCATCGAAAAAGACGCGTCTATTAACGAACACATCGAGCAAATGCGTTTAAGTGCCACCAAAGCACTGCTTGAGCGCCGCGACACCATTATTGTGGCATCAGTATCGGCTATTTATGGTTTGGGTGACCCTAAGTCATACATGAAAATGATGCTGCTTTTAAAAGTGGGCGAAAAAGTAGATCAACGCGACATGCTGCGCCGTCTTGCCGAAATACAATATACCCGCAACGACATAGATTTTAGCCGTGGTACTTACCGTGTACGCGGTGAAGTGGTTGATATATTTCCGGCAGAATCTAGCACCTTCGCAATTCGCGTAGAAATGTTTGATGATGAAATAGAGCGCTTGAGTATTTTTGACCCGCTTACTGGCGCCGTCGAAAAGCATATAATACGCACCACTATTTATCCAAAAACACACTATGTTACCCCGCGTGAAAAAATACTCGGTGCTATCGATAAAATACAAGAAGAACTCAAAGAGCGACGAGCCCAGTTACTCAGTGCCAATAAATTAGTAGAAGAGCAACGCGTAACACAGCGTACGCAATATGATATAGAAATGATGCGGGAGCTAGGTTATTGCTCTGGGATAGAAAACTACAGCCGTTATTTATCAGGTCGTACGCCTGGCGATCCGCCGCCAACATTACTTGATTACTTACCAGACGACGCATTAATGATTATTGATGAATCGCACGTAACCGTATCGCAAATTGGCGCTATGTATAAAGGCGACAGAAGCCGTAAAGAAAATCTTGTTGAATATGGTTTTAGAATGCCCTCAGCAATGGATAACAGACCGCTACGTTTTGAAGAGTTTGAAGCCATAGCACCGCAAACTATTTATGTATCGGCAACGCCAGGCGACTTTGAATTAGAGCGCTGCGTAGGTGAAATAGCAGAGCAAGTAATTCGACCTACAGGTTTGCTTGATCCACTCATAGAAGTACGCCCAGTGGGGGATCAGGTTGATGACCTCCTATCAGAAATTTATAAAAGTGTGGAGAAGGGCGAGCGGGTACTGGTCACCACATTAACCAAGCGTATGTCGGAGGATTTAACCGACTATTTAAGTGAGCATGGTGTAAAAGTACGTTACTTGCATTCTGACATAGATACAGTTGAACGAGTCGAAATTATTCGCGATTTACGTGCGGGAGTCTTTGATGTGTTGGTGGGTATTAACTTACTTCGAGAGGGCCTGGATATGCCAGAAGTGGCGCTAGTAGCGATACTTGATGCAGACAAAGAAGGCTTTTTACGCTCTGCACGTTCAATTATTCAAACCATTGGTCGTGCTGCTCGTCACTTAGATGGTCGCGCAATTTTATACGGTGATAAAATTACAAAATCGATGGCTAAGGCCATGGACGAAACAGCGCGCAGACGCGAAATTCAGCATGCTTATAATATTGAACACGGTATTGAACCGCATTCGTTAGCCAAAAAGATTCTTGATGCGATGGACATAGGCGAAGACGCTGGGCCTAAAGATAACCTTAGACTTGTTCGTAAAGACTCTAAAAAGGTACTTAGTGCGAAAGAAATTTCAGTACAAATTAAGCAGCTTGAAACCAAAATGCATGCATACGCAAGCGATTTAGAATTTGAAAAAGCGGGCTCCGTTCGCGACGAAATACATGAACTACAACAACAGTTGATTAATTAA
- a CDS encoding class I SAM-dependent methyltransferase — protein MTANFTPIITALEDAPILKNELCRVFHGRGHSVEALSHINLDFYPPSLFLVSYDEIDEQTLSELTDAVWQWAQKNQPELITSLVYQQRAGVQSQNTVVYGQLPSQHVVTENGIRFLVDLQSRQNTGIFPDMRSGREFVMANSKHGKVLNLFSYTCGFSLAAMQGGADHVMNMDMSKGVLKVGKQNHQLNGFDKGVSFLPHDILKSFGKLKKAAPFDLIIVDPPSFQKGSFILTKDYQKVLRRLPELLSDTTKLLLCANSPELSEDAFKALITEHTQGAIEFVERLSPTARFIEVDSDRSLKALVYKTSQTPA, from the coding sequence ATGACAGCAAACTTTACACCTATTATTACTGCGCTTGAAGACGCGCCAATTTTAAAAAATGAACTATGTCGTGTTTTTCATGGGCGAGGCCACAGCGTCGAAGCGCTAAGCCACATTAATTTAGACTTTTATCCGCCCAGTTTATTTTTGGTCTCGTACGACGAAATTGATGAGCAAACACTAAGTGAGCTCACTGATGCTGTGTGGCAATGGGCGCAAAAAAACCAGCCAGAGCTTATTACGTCACTTGTTTATCAGCAACGTGCTGGCGTGCAAAGCCAAAACACCGTGGTTTACGGGCAATTGCCGAGCCAACATGTTGTAACCGAAAACGGCATTCGTTTTTTAGTGGATTTACAAAGCCGTCAAAATACCGGAATATTTCCCGATATGCGCAGTGGCCGTGAATTTGTAATGGCGAACAGTAAGCACGGCAAAGTACTTAACTTATTTTCGTATACGTGTGGGTTTTCTTTGGCGGCCATGCAAGGTGGTGCAGACCATGTAATGAATATGGACATGAGTAAAGGCGTACTTAAGGTTGGTAAGCAAAACCATCAATTAAATGGTTTTGACAAAGGCGTCAGTTTTTTACCACATGATATTTTAAAGTCGTTTGGAAAATTAAAAAAAGCAGCCCCGTTTGACTTAATTATTGTTGATCCGCCAAGTTTTCAAAAGGGGAGTTTTATTTTAACGAAAGACTATCAAAAAGTGTTACGCAGGCTACCAGAGTTACTAAGTGATACAACAAAGCTGCTACTTTGCGCTAATAGCCCAGAGCTGAGCGAGGACGCATTTAAAGCACTTATTACAGAGCATACGCAAGGCGCTATTGAGTTTGTTGAACGTTTATCACCTACAGCACGCTTTATTGAAGTGGACAGCGACAGAAGTTTAAAGGCGCTTGTCTATAAAACGTCACAAACACCTGCTTAA
- a CDS encoding DksA/TraR family C4-type zinc finger protein: MASGWARDGAIQDQIDASVNDAVQYARSNLISGASAELCEKCDEAIPQARRLALPGVRYCVQCQATIERKRAGASTVNRRGSKDSQLR; encoded by the coding sequence ATGGCAAGTGGGTGGGCACGAGACGGTGCAATTCAAGATCAAATAGATGCAAGTGTGAATGACGCTGTACAATATGCAAGAAGTAATTTAATATCAGGCGCGAGTGCCGAGTTATGTGAAAAGTGTGATGAGGCAATTCCGCAAGCTCGAAGGTTAGCACTACCTGGCGTACGCTATTGTGTTCAATGCCAAGCTACTATTGAGCGCAAAAGAGCAGGTGCTAGCACGGTTAACCGACGTGGTAGTAAAGACAGTCAATTACGTTAA
- a CDS encoding TSUP family transporter, translating into MFELALDPTTWAVLCAVALAAGFIDAIAGGGGMLTVPALLTAGLPPHLTLGTNKLAASFGSLTASYTYYKKNLFSPKFWAASIIATAIGALLGTVIVDHLSIDFLNKLLPIIIILVAAYSLFGNLSTTEGDELPKLNKAMKIKQWLQGLALGFFDGLAGPGTGTFWTASNGMLYKMNLLLNCGLARSMNFVSNFVSLITFVALGHVNFLLGITMGFFIMLGAWFGAHSAIRFGSKFIRPVFNTMVILLALKLIYEAYF; encoded by the coding sequence ATGTTTGAACTTGCACTCGATCCAACAACCTGGGCTGTTTTATGTGCTGTTGCACTTGCCGCAGGTTTTATAGACGCTATCGCCGGCGGCGGTGGCATGTTAACTGTGCCCGCTTTATTAACCGCTGGCCTACCTCCACATTTAACACTTGGGACCAATAAACTCGCTGCCAGCTTTGGTTCTTTAACGGCAAGTTATACCTATTACAAAAAAAACTTATTTAGTCCAAAGTTTTGGGCTGCCTCTATTATTGCTACCGCAATAGGCGCACTCCTAGGGACTGTTATTGTTGATCATTTAAGTATTGATTTTTTAAATAAGCTACTCCCGATTATTATTATTTTGGTTGCCGCTTATAGCTTATTTGGTAATTTAAGTACCACCGAAGGGGATGAGCTCCCTAAACTAAACAAAGCAATGAAAATAAAACAATGGCTACAGGGTTTAGCATTAGGTTTTTTTGATGGTTTAGCAGGGCCTGGCACGGGTACTTTTTGGACTGCCTCGAATGGCATGCTTTACAAAATGAACCTGCTACTCAATTGTGGTTTAGCGCGTTCAATGAACTTTGTTTCTAACTTTGTATCATTGATCACCTTTGTTGCTTTGGGCCATGTAAACTTTTTACTTGGCATAACAATGGGCTTTTTTATCATGCTAGGTGCATGGTTTGGCGCGCATTCAGCGATACGTTTTGGTAGTAAATTTATTCGTCCAGTTTTTAATACCATGGTTATACTTTTAGCGCTAAAACTAATTTACGAGGCTTATTTTTAA
- a CDS encoding exonuclease domain-containing protein, giving the protein MKQELPAKYYLAHFRELIEFVSSKCIHLLEPKHEVFIAKINQLDEQSQCMLARVYSRKPYLVQAQSLNYEEIASPHQAIYTLKTAGILFEPNELHYAQLLTHLTKPSLVELLSSYPEQISFKKSAAKGVLVDIACAFFKDCPQELAPLYSQYVINSRSDFYEYFEFLFAGKLSRGDVNHQNRFVMRDLGLTTTREGHSESLSRFETLNEAQSNYLLNRCRLTFKNITDENDYFPLASQVLLQVAHGAIAVALKNKLLVRLYRQLKGVDSELAFSLLEACMDDSEAQEIQIREQYRLGNKEWVKARLDAIIENPLTDDLLYFADDFLMRKFNKKTRSRLSAMLADTQCVLEIDELYRGEVEQGVNDYYTHQGMQVFNTENTLWQSLFGLVFWHELFIESPYPPCNEFDIYPQVLRLDNFYEAQKTQINDRLAQCQTPQALLNLVCKNAAQYFEQPNGLFRWHNELLQPLEALILNSPIKALITHLTKMSKHYSQLKDGYPDLMVINNGQVHFEEVKAPGDKLRRNQLTTIDNLKNVGFEVHIAAVKWFVDPNRVYSVVDIETTGGLKGGNRITEIGLIKVQHGKVIDSWTTLINPQRHIPGFITSLTGISDSMVYNAPVFAEIVQPLLDKLTGTIFVAHNVNFDYGFIKKECEMAGHFFKMPKMCTVVESRKAFKGLKSYSLGNLSSHFNLNLTSHHRALADATATAELLLLIQQSQTNE; this is encoded by the coding sequence ATGAAACAAGAATTACCAGCAAAGTACTATTTAGCGCATTTTAGAGAGCTTATTGAGTTTGTATCCAGCAAGTGTATACACTTGCTTGAACCCAAACATGAAGTGTTTATTGCTAAAATTAACCAGCTTGATGAGCAAAGCCAGTGTATGTTGGCGCGTGTATATTCACGAAAGCCTTATCTAGTACAGGCGCAGTCGCTCAATTATGAAGAAATAGCGTCACCGCATCAGGCTATCTATACGCTAAAAACGGCCGGTATTTTATTTGAGCCAAACGAGCTGCACTATGCACAGCTTTTAACACATTTAACGAAACCTTCCTTGGTTGAGTTACTAAGTAGTTACCCAGAACAAATAAGCTTTAAAAAGAGCGCTGCTAAAGGTGTGCTAGTGGATATTGCATGTGCATTTTTTAAAGATTGCCCACAAGAGCTTGCCCCGCTTTATAGCCAGTATGTTATTAACAGCCGCAGTGATTTTTACGAGTATTTTGAGTTTTTATTTGCAGGTAAGCTCAGTCGTGGTGATGTGAATCATCAAAACCGGTTTGTAATGCGAGATTTAGGTTTAACTACGACACGTGAAGGGCACAGTGAGAGTTTATCGCGCTTTGAAACACTTAATGAAGCGCAATCAAACTATTTATTAAATCGCTGCCGATTAACATTTAAAAATATAACAGATGAAAACGATTATTTTCCTCTAGCGTCGCAGGTTTTATTGCAAGTCGCGCATGGTGCAATTGCGGTTGCGTTAAAAAATAAATTATTAGTTAGGCTTTATCGACAATTAAAAGGGGTTGATAGCGAACTTGCTTTTAGCTTACTTGAAGCCTGCATGGATGATAGTGAAGCACAAGAAATTCAAATAAGAGAGCAATACCGACTCGGTAATAAAGAGTGGGTAAAAGCGCGCTTAGACGCCATTATTGAAAATCCACTTACTGATGATTTACTGTATTTTGCTGATGATTTTTTAATGCGTAAATTTAATAAAAAAACACGTTCGCGTTTGAGTGCAATGCTTGCCGACACACAGTGCGTACTCGAAATTGATGAACTGTACCGAGGTGAAGTAGAGCAGGGCGTAAACGATTATTATACTCACCAAGGTATGCAAGTATTTAATACCGAAAACACGCTTTGGCAAAGTTTATTTGGATTAGTATTTTGGCACGAGCTATTTATAGAGTCGCCTTATCCGCCTTGTAACGAATTTGACATTTATCCGCAGGTATTAAGGCTTGATAACTTTTATGAAGCGCAGAAAACACAAATAAATGATCGTTTAGCACAGTGCCAAACACCTCAAGCATTACTTAATTTAGTATGTAAAAATGCAGCGCAATATTTTGAGCAACCCAATGGTTTATTTAGGTGGCATAATGAGTTACTACAACCGCTAGAAGCACTTATTTTAAATAGCCCTATTAAGGCGTTAATTACTCATTTAACGAAGATGAGTAAGCATTATTCACAGCTAAAAGACGGCTACCCCGACTTAATGGTAATTAATAATGGCCAAGTACATTTTGAAGAGGTAAAAGCCCCAGGCGATAAACTAAGGCGCAACCAACTAACCACCATCGATAACTTAAAAAATGTGGGCTTTGAAGTACATATTGCTGCGGTTAAATGGTTTGTAGACCCTAACCGTGTTTACAGTGTGGTCGATATAGAAACCACTGGCGGTTTGAAAGGCGGCAACCGCATTACCGAAATTGGCCTTATAAAAGTGCAGCACGGAAAAGTAATTGATAGCTGGACTACCTTAATTAATCCACAGCGACATATACCAGGCTTCATAACATCTTTAACTGGTATTAGTGACAGTATGGTTTATAACGCTCCTGTATTTGCCGAAATAGTACAGCCGTTGTTAGATAAGCTCACAGGCACTATTTTTGTAGCCCATAACGTTAATTTTGACTATGGTTTTATTAAAAAAGAATGCGAGATGGCAGGGCACTTTTTTAAAATGCCAAAAATGTGTACTGTGGTTGAATCGCGCAAAGCGTTTAAAGGACTGAAGTCGTATTCACTGGGTAATCTCTCATCACACTTTAATTTAAATTTAACCAGCCATCACCGCGCCCTTGCCGATGCAACCGCCACAGCTGAGTTATTGTTACTTATTCAGCAATCTCAAACCAACGAATAA
- a CDS encoding late competence development ComFB family protein encodes MRLHDDIHNYYEKIVLEEIIKLKLSEQYNEDVMADFCCTILNQLPPRYIRYDVDMAFYLPQTERLHMEERVQTAINVAINQISKKKDLNEQFTKSSA; translated from the coding sequence ATGCGATTACATGACGACATACACAATTACTACGAAAAAATTGTTCTTGAAGAAATAATAAAACTTAAACTTAGCGAGCAATATAACGAAGATGTAATGGCAGATTTTTGCTGTACTATATTAAATCAACTTCCTCCTCGATACATTCGTTATGATGTAGATATGGCATTTTACTTACCACAAACTGAGCGTTTACATATGGAAGAACGCGTTCAAACGGCAATTAATGTCGCTATTAACCAAATTTCAAAAAAGAAAGACCTAAATGAGCAATTCACTAAATCAAGCGCCTGA
- the gloA gene encoding lactoylglutathione lyase has protein sequence MRLLHTMLRVADLDKSIAFYTQILGMKELRRADNEEYRYTLAFLGYGDEKDNTVLELTYNWDTHSYDLGNAYGHIAIEFDDIYKACADIKAAGGNVSREPGPVKGGTTEIAFVKDPDGYAIELIQKKENMNRF, from the coding sequence ATGCGTTTATTACATACCATGTTACGAGTTGCTGATTTGGACAAATCAATTGCGTTTTATACTCAAATATTGGGCATGAAAGAATTACGTCGCGCAGATAATGAAGAGTATCGTTACACCCTCGCGTTTTTAGGCTATGGGGATGAAAAAGATAACACAGTGTTAGAGCTAACCTACAACTGGGATACTCATAGCTACGACTTAGGCAATGCTTATGGTCATATCGCGATTGAGTTTGACGATATTTATAAAGCCTGTGCAGATATAAAAGCCGCAGGTGGTAATGTTAGCCGGGAGCCTGGCCCTGTAAAAGGTGGCACCACTGAAATAGCCTTTGTTAAAGACCCTGATGGCTATGCTATTGAGCTTATTCAGAAAAAAGAAAACATGAATCGTTTCTAG
- a CDS encoding MATE family efflux transporter, producing the protein MRAISKTQTRPDLLNDPIPATLKKMTIPMIFGMITLMMFNIVDTFFISLLGTDPLAAVSFTFPVTFTVISLAIGLGIGTSAVIGKALGSNKIDEARFDASISILVAFVLVLILSFIGYLLIDPIFTLLGAGQQVLPLIHEYMNVWFIGSVFLITPMIGNSVLRASGDTKTPSIVMGGAGLINAVLDPLLIFGFGPIPAMGIQGAAIASVIAWGVAVVIILYVLIVKKRLLSLKAGSQTVIGAIRKMLKIGLPAAGANMLTPVAMAVMTAMVAHHGPEAVAAFGVGSRIESIASILVLALSMTLPPFVSQNFGAGKLCRVKEAYIGTLKFVMIWQFVIYIILIALSGFISQMFGKEQAVIDVIKLFIYTIPLSYGLQGVIILSNSSFNALHKPMNALFLSAIRLFVFYLPFAYIGNELAGLTGLFIGAALGNLFTALVSYKWFVKELEALSRQSLKECTN; encoded by the coding sequence ATGCGCGCAATTTCAAAAACTCAGACTCGCCCTGATTTACTAAATGATCCAATTCCTGCAACACTTAAAAAAATGACCATTCCGATGATTTTTGGCATGATCACTTTGATGATGTTTAATATTGTTGATACATTCTTTATTAGTTTATTAGGTACAGACCCACTTGCTGCCGTGAGCTTTACGTTTCCTGTTACGTTTACGGTTATTAGTTTGGCAATTGGATTAGGGATAGGCACCTCTGCGGTAATCGGTAAAGCGCTTGGCAGTAATAAAATAGATGAAGCGCGCTTTGATGCAAGTATTTCTATACTAGTGGCGTTTGTTTTAGTGCTTATTTTATCGTTTATTGGGTATTTGCTAATCGATCCCATTTTTACGTTATTAGGCGCAGGCCAGCAAGTACTTCCTTTGATACATGAATACATGAATGTGTGGTTTATTGGTAGTGTATTTTTAATTACGCCAATGATTGGTAATTCGGTATTACGTGCCAGTGGCGATACTAAAACGCCAAGTATTGTGATGGGCGGAGCAGGGCTTATAAACGCAGTACTCGATCCCCTTCTTATTTTTGGATTTGGGCCTATTCCAGCAATGGGTATCCAAGGCGCGGCCATTGCGAGTGTAATTGCATGGGGGGTTGCAGTCGTTATTATTTTATATGTACTGATAGTAAAAAAACGATTGTTGAGTTTAAAAGCAGGTTCTCAAACAGTGATCGGCGCTATTCGTAAAATGTTAAAAATAGGTTTACCTGCCGCAGGGGCAAACATGTTGACTCCAGTTGCAATGGCTGTAATGACTGCTATGGTTGCTCATCATGGTCCAGAAGCCGTTGCTGCATTTGGTGTTGGCAGCAGGATTGAGTCTATAGCCAGTATCCTTGTACTTGCTTTGTCGATGACACTCCCGCCGTTTGTGAGTCAGAACTTTGGGGCAGGTAAGTTATGCAGAGTAAAAGAGGCCTACATTGGTACTTTAAAGTTTGTAATGATTTGGCAATTCGTCATTTATATTATCTTAATTGCCCTTTCTGGCTTTATTAGCCAAATGTTTGGTAAAGAGCAAGCGGTTATAGATGTTATAAAACTCTTTATCTATACCATTCCATTAAGCTATGGCTTGCAAGGAGTGATCATATTATCTAATTCTTCGTTTAATGCATTACACAAACCAATGAATGCATTATTTTTAAGTGCTATTCGTTTATTTGTTTTCTACTTACCATTTGCTTATATAGGCAATGAACTTGCTGGTTTAACTGGCCTATTTATTGGTGCCGCGTTGGGTAATTTATTTACCGCATTAGTATCTTATAAGTGGTTTGTAAAAGAGCTTGAAGCTTTGAGCCGTCAATCGTTAAAGGAGTGCACTAATTGA